From the genome of Desulfobotulus mexicanus, one region includes:
- a CDS encoding type IV pilus modification PilV family protein → MKTLENHTLASPAGFTLVEILIAMAIMGIVGLAIFSMQIQSIRTAARSASMTEAGALASQQLELFQNIPMAALLDLGDKAEEDSGWDKVTDIPGVRGYRIFWNIIEDTPKDGMASVKMEIQWEDQGQRRVIPFDFLKTQML, encoded by the coding sequence ATGAAAACACTTGAGAATCATACCCTAGCCAGTCCTGCGGGCTTTACCCTTGTGGAAATCCTCATCGCCATGGCCATTATGGGGATTGTGGGCCTGGCTATTTTTTCCATGCAGATTCAAAGTATTCGCACCGCTGCCAGATCCGCATCCATGACCGAGGCAGGGGCGCTGGCCTCCCAGCAGCTTGAGCTTTTTCAGAACATACCTATGGCGGCACTGCTGGATTTAGGAGACAAGGCTGAGGAAGATAGTGGCTGGGATAAGGTCACGGACATCCCTGGTGTCAGGGGATACAGGATTTTCTGGAATATCATTGAGGATACCCCGAAAGATGGCATGGCTTCTGTGAAAATGGAAATCCAATGGGAAGATCAGGGGCAGCGGCGGGTTATACCCTTTGATTTTTTAAAAACGCAGATGCTTTAG
- a CDS encoding PulJ/GspJ family protein yields the protein MLKIKKYSSESKGFTLLELVVAMGVMAILGAVLMAQFIHHMDMYVRQKAKIDTQQKVRTVLMWMEDEFRMAGLNPSFIPLPRHPVLKAEADKFTFFYRQGLENNWKRLDYYMESDGWLRRKDRNALDDNGNVDKILENATLKFVYLDRHQNVIPSPQEADYPRIRAVRIELGASYEDRKGRPGSVDLVTTVKCRNLGIGS from the coding sequence ATGCTTAAAATAAAGAAATATTCCTCTGAGTCTAAGGGTTTTACCCTGCTGGAGCTTGTGGTTGCCATGGGGGTGATGGCTATCCTGGGAGCTGTACTGATGGCACAGTTCATTCATCATATGGATATGTATGTAAGGCAGAAAGCAAAAATTGACACCCAGCAGAAGGTCAGAACAGTGTTGATGTGGATGGAGGATGAATTCCGCATGGCGGGCTTGAATCCATCTTTTATACCCCTTCCCCGTCATCCGGTGCTTAAGGCGGAGGCTGATAAATTTACTTTTTTTTATCGTCAGGGTCTTGAGAATAATTGGAAGCGTCTTGACTATTACATGGAGTCGGACGGTTGGCTCCGGCGTAAGGACCGTAATGCCTTAGACGATAATGGCAATGTCGATAAGATTCTTGAAAATGCCACCCTGAAATTTGTGTATCTGGATCGCCACCAGAATGTAATCCCCTCACCTCAGGAGGCTGATTATCCGCGCATCCGTGCCGTGCGCATTGAACTTGGTGCAAGCTATGAAGATCGTAAAGGCAGGCCGGGTAGCGTGGATCTTGTTACCACCGTAAAATGCAGAAATCTTGGGATAGGATCATGA
- a CDS encoding GspH/FimT family pseudopilin, which translates to MSGFSDVEKVSLGNQQGLTLIELMIALAIFAILCGIGIPRFQEQVQRYKFQSASLELYSIFLFTKSEAVRQGRDVGLLIEGDTAKVFLGDNKDSVLRTFKLCSAIRINEAGSNKKEFVFNRRGMTNSWGTLAFEGAGGTRKIVVSSPANIRVDAG; encoded by the coding sequence ATGTCAGGATTTTCGGATGTTGAAAAAGTGTCTTTGGGAAATCAGCAGGGGCTTACCCTTATAGAATTGATGATTGCTCTGGCTATATTTGCTATTTTATGTGGCATCGGAATACCAAGGTTTCAGGAACAGGTGCAGAGGTATAAGTTTCAGTCCGCATCCCTTGAGCTGTATTCCATTTTTCTTTTTACAAAATCCGAGGCCGTCCGGCAGGGAAGGGATGTGGGTCTTTTGATTGAGGGGGATACTGCGAAGGTTTTTTTGGGGGATAATAAGGATTCTGTGTTGAGAACCTTTAAGCTTTGTAGCGCAATCCGTATCAATGAGGCAGGCAGCAACAAAAAGGAATTTGTTTTTAACCGTAGGGGTATGACCAACAGTTGGGGTACTCTGGCCTTTGAAGGGGCCGGAGGAACAAGGAAAATTGTTGTATCGAGCCCTGCCAATATCCGTGTGGATGCGGGGTAG
- the trpB gene encoding tryptophan synthase subunit beta translates to MTSTLKGYALPDDKGYFGEYGGSFIPEVLQTIMDDITAAYKEIREDPEFHRELAYLYKHFVGRPSPIFHARNLSNKLGGAQIYLKREDLNHTGAHKINHCLGEALLAKKMGKKKIIAETGAGQHGVALATAAVLVGLECDIYMGEVDIAKEYPNVVRMKILGANLIPVSRGTRTLKDAVDAAFEAYLEDPVTQLYAIGSVVGPHPFPMMVRDFQQVVGMEAREQFQEMTGKLPDNLVACVGGGSNAIGLFTAFLEDDAVAMYGVEPSGRSMKEGEHAATLTLGKPGVLHGFKSYLLQDGEGMPLPVYSVASGLDYPGVGPQHSLLKDLGRVQYVTADDKESIDAFFTLSRTEGIIPALESAHAMAFAMNRAKELGSDQSILVNLSGRGDKDIDFVVDTYGKDYGI, encoded by the coding sequence ATGACGTCAACACTTAAGGGCTATGCGCTGCCCGATGACAAAGGCTATTTCGGAGAATATGGTGGTTCATTTATTCCTGAAGTCCTGCAAACCATTATGGACGATATTACCGCAGCATATAAGGAAATCCGGGAAGATCCGGAGTTCCACAGAGAGCTGGCCTACCTGTATAAGCATTTTGTGGGGCGGCCCAGCCCGATTTTTCATGCCAGAAACCTTTCAAATAAACTGGGTGGGGCACAGATTTATCTGAAAAGGGAAGATCTCAACCATACGGGTGCCCACAAGATTAACCACTGTCTGGGTGAGGCCCTTCTGGCCAAAAAGATGGGCAAGAAAAAGATCATTGCAGAAACCGGGGCCGGCCAGCATGGCGTGGCACTGGCAACGGCAGCGGTTCTGGTGGGCCTTGAGTGCGATATTTATATGGGTGAGGTGGATATTGCCAAGGAATATCCCAATGTGGTGCGCATGAAAATTCTGGGTGCCAACCTGATTCCCGTAAGCCGGGGCACAAGAACTTTAAAAGATGCCGTGGATGCGGCCTTTGAAGCCTATCTGGAAGATCCGGTTACCCAGCTTTATGCCATTGGCTCTGTGGTTGGACCCCACCCCTTTCCCATGATGGTGAGGGACTTTCAGCAGGTGGTGGGTATGGAAGCCAGGGAGCAGTTTCAGGAAATGACAGGAAAACTTCCGGACAATCTGGTGGCCTGTGTGGGTGGTGGGTCCAATGCTATTGGGCTTTTTACGGCTTTTCTGGAAGATGATGCCGTTGCCATGTACGGGGTGGAGCCTTCCGGGCGCAGCATGAAGGAAGGAGAGCATGCCGCCACCCTCACTCTGGGTAAGCCTGGTGTACTGCATGGATTCAAGTCTTACCTTTTGCAGGATGGAGAAGGGATGCCCCTTCCGGTTTATTCCGTGGCATCGGGACTGGATTATCCTGGGGTGGGCCCCCAGCACAGCCTCCTAAAGGATCTGGGCCGTGTGCAGTATGTTACAGCCGATGATAAAGAAAGCATAGATGCTTTTTTCACCCTTTCAAGAACCGAAGGCATCATTCCGGCCCTGGAAAGCGCCCATGCCATGGCCTTTGCCATGAACCGGGCAAAGGAGCTGGGGTCAGATCAGAGCATTCTTGTCAACCTTTCTGGAAGGGGCGATAAGGATATAGACTTTGTTGTGGATACCTATGGCAAGGATTATGGAATCTGA
- a CDS encoding Trp family transcriptional regulator → MEKAWRELLEIMTEIRDTAEMEGFLKEILTPREIADICLRWQLLKELYAGEPQRRIAERHGISLCKITRGSRILKSDDCTCAKIFDRLASRPGFFLEG, encoded by the coding sequence ATGGAAAAGGCGTGGCGGGAGCTGCTGGAAATAATGACAGAGATTCGGGATACTGCGGAGATGGAAGGTTTCCTCAAGGAAATTCTTACCCCAAGAGAGATTGCAGATATCTGCCTGCGCTGGCAGCTCCTTAAGGAGCTTTATGCAGGAGAGCCCCAGCGTCGTATTGCGGAACGCCATGGCATCAGTCTCTGCAAGATTACACGGGGTTCCCGTATTCTGAAATCGGATGACTGTACCTGTGCAAAAATTTTTGACCGCCTGGCATCCAGACCGGGCTTTTTCCTTGAAGGGTGA
- a CDS encoding HEAT repeat domain-containing protein: MYRFVPVPAIIFPGLIASAILGFLQIHRCMDPILKNALLLQEKGILTLPHGPAIESLSGADASLYAALLFVFSLGAGLTMASFALAFASRNLVSDHRYILFPSLWLWAGLLFFVNQHGPVLFPSLWVLIIPAITWKSTLKHMPESSIREPFFHKTMHLVPLIILTLAAMPMLSKGMFLDIRDSLLFSTRAGLAISDAYYRHTLPAAEVIKPIAARQLKLYQTDLVFSEEIIDSLKGQGWHPASPGTRPHIRIGEQKNFLTVSGSEITKTRLFWPDFESAPGHSLDKATLSGDRLKGFRGLILYCLIPGFPLLLYIFLFSTLRRILAWIFDRPAASLLASGICLTAGLLMLVPIHYLGKTERGPQNTETLNSYLVSEKKSQRLHAMRSAAKGKNLIISKDILDAYLSHGSPAERYWTTAYLGARPSETNWPFLLQALKDPQINVVCKAVEALSLAGPVLNRNKEAQQAILETLQTSSHPYIQWYAFMALKRLGPLPDKIKAGKVPLSFGHALKDYRA, encoded by the coding sequence ATGTACCGATTTGTGCCTGTTCCTGCCATTATCTTTCCCGGACTTATTGCCTCTGCCATTCTGGGCTTCCTTCAGATTCATCGCTGCATGGATCCCATACTTAAAAATGCTCTTCTTCTGCAGGAAAAGGGTATTCTCACCCTGCCCCACGGTCCTGCCATAGAGAGTCTTTCCGGAGCAGACGCAAGCCTTTACGCAGCCCTTCTTTTTGTTTTTTCCTTAGGAGCCGGACTGACAATGGCAAGCTTTGCCCTTGCCTTTGCAAGCCGCAATCTTGTTTCCGATCACCGCTACATTCTTTTTCCATCCTTATGGTTGTGGGCAGGGCTGCTTTTCTTTGTGAACCAGCACGGCCCGGTTCTTTTTCCCAGCCTCTGGGTACTTATCATCCCGGCCATCACATGGAAAAGCACACTGAAACACATGCCGGAATCCAGCATCCGCGAGCCTTTTTTCCATAAGACCATGCACCTCGTTCCCCTTATTATCCTGACCCTTGCAGCCATGCCCATGCTGAGTAAGGGCATGTTTCTAGATATACGTGACAGCCTGCTTTTTTCCACACGTGCAGGCCTTGCCATCAGCGATGCCTATTACCGACACACCCTGCCTGCCGCAGAGGTCATAAAACCCATTGCCGCAAGACAGCTGAAACTCTATCAGACGGACCTTGTTTTTTCCGAAGAAATCATAGACAGCCTTAAAGGCCAGGGCTGGCACCCCGCAAGCCCCGGAACACGGCCCCATATCCGGATAGGTGAACAGAAAAACTTTCTTACAGTCAGCGGCAGCGAAATAACAAAAACCAGACTTTTCTGGCCGGACTTTGAATCAGCTCCCGGACACAGCCTCGATAAAGCCACCCTGTCAGGCGACCGCCTCAAAGGTTTCCGCGGCCTTATCCTCTATTGTCTGATTCCGGGATTTCCTCTGCTTCTCTACATCTTTTTATTCTCAACCCTGCGGCGTATCCTGGCCTGGATTTTTGACCGGCCAGCGGCATCTTTACTGGCCTCCGGCATCTGCCTTACGGCAGGACTTCTCATGCTTGTTCCCATACATTATCTAGGAAAAACCGAACGGGGCCCCCAGAACACTGAAACCCTGAACAGCTACCTTGTTTCAGAAAAAAAAAGCCAGAGGCTCCATGCCATGCGCTCGGCGGCCAAGGGGAAAAATCTTATTATAAGCAAAGATATTCTTGATGCCTACCTCAGCCATGGCAGTCCTGCGGAACGATACTGGACAACAGCTTATCTGGGAGCAAGACCCTCGGAAACAAACTGGCCCTTTCTGCTGCAGGCCCTGAAAGATCCCCAGATCAACGTGGTCTGTAAAGCTGTGGAGGCCCTGTCCCTTGCCGGCCCTGTACTGAACAGAAACAAGGAAGCTCAGCAGGCCATACTGGAAACCCTGCAAACCAGCAGCCACCCCTACATCCAGTGGTATGCTTTCATGGCACTTAAAAGACTGGGACCTCTGCCAGATAAAATCAAGGCAGGAAAAGTACCCCTGTCCTTCGGCCACGCCTTAAAGGATTATAGAGCATGA
- a CDS encoding CPBP family intramembrane glutamic endopeptidase yields the protein MTENRRTQLDAITLMLALILLLILEYTAGFLPADWPGLLKISLLRLVQCSVLLGLLYFRKHPPLSAGLSLKNLEKGIKTGILGCFFMGVAALSAGLALHFYGINPLPLIHVHLPDSTTNLILFFIAGGLIAPVAEELFFRGFIFSYLKKYGFIPALLISTSAFAILHSPPQPTQWIGGLVFGLAYGLSGSLAAPVIIHACGNLVLFSLSWMTAQPFFHALIYP from the coding sequence ATGACCGAAAACCGCCGGACACAGCTTGATGCCATAACCCTGATGCTGGCGCTAATACTGCTGCTCATTCTTGAATATACAGCTGGATTTCTGCCCGCTGACTGGCCAGGTCTTTTAAAAATATCCCTGCTGCGGCTTGTTCAGTGTAGCGTACTGCTGGGCCTTCTCTATTTTAGAAAACACCCCCCTTTAAGCGCAGGTCTTAGCCTGAAAAATCTTGAAAAAGGCATAAAAACCGGCATTCTGGGCTGCTTTTTTATGGGAGTGGCAGCCCTTTCTGCCGGCCTTGCACTTCATTTTTACGGCATAAATCCCCTGCCCCTAATCCATGTTCATCTGCCGGACAGCACCACAAATCTCATCCTTTTTTTCATTGCAGGTGGTCTGATTGCGCCTGTAGCGGAAGAGCTTTTTTTCCGGGGCTTTATTTTCAGCTACTTAAAAAAATATGGGTTTATCCCGGCCCTTCTCATCAGCACATCAGCCTTTGCCATACTGCACTCTCCACCCCAACCCACCCAGTGGATAGGCGGGCTGGTTTTTGGACTGGCCTACGGGCTTTCCGGCAGCCTTGCGGCCCCTGTTATAATCCACGCCTGCGGCAATCTGGTCCTTTTTTCCCTGTCATGGATGACAGCCCAGCCTTTTTTCCATGCCCTCATTTATCCATGA
- a CDS encoding chemotaxis protein CheX, producing the protein MKAEHINPFINATIGVISTMAFIKPAPGKPFLKKDNKAIGDVSAIVGMTGPSHATFSISFQKQAILAIVSGMFGETIESLNDEVAEAAGELANMISGQARKELETVGVIYDGAIPTVASGENHELKHITDGPKIAVPFSVADSTFTLELSFES; encoded by the coding sequence ATGAAAGCTGAACATATCAATCCCTTTATCAACGCTACCATTGGTGTCATTTCCACCATGGCCTTTATCAAACCAGCCCCAGGTAAACCCTTTTTGAAAAAGGACAACAAAGCCATAGGAGATGTCAGCGCCATTGTGGGTATGACCGGGCCTTCCCATGCAACCTTCTCCATAAGCTTTCAGAAACAGGCCATACTGGCCATTGTCTCCGGCATGTTCGGAGAAACCATTGAAAGCCTCAACGACGAAGTTGCCGAAGCAGCAGGAGAGCTGGCCAATATGATCTCAGGCCAGGCCAGAAAAGAACTTGAAACTGTAGGTGTTATTTATGATGGTGCCATTCCAACGGTTGCCTCCGGTGAAAACCATGAGCTGAAACACATAACAGACGGCCCTAAAATAGCTGTTCCTTTCAGCGTTGCGGACAGCACCTTCACCCTGGAGCTCAGCTTCGAATCCTGA
- a CDS encoding glutaredoxin family protein: MLYVYSATWCPHCQKAITWLKNQKVPFEVIDIEKTDEETVKKVVAANGGEDWVVPTLEFNGQWREGKVFEAASFREDLIRMGVEIPGNA, translated from the coding sequence ATGCTTTACGTTTACAGCGCCACATGGTGTCCCCACTGCCAGAAAGCCATTACCTGGCTGAAAAACCAGAAAGTACCCTTTGAAGTAATTGATATTGAAAAGACAGATGAAGAAACCGTTAAAAAGGTTGTTGCCGCAAACGGTGGCGAGGACTGGGTGGTTCCCACCCTGGAGTTCAATGGTCAGTGGCGTGAGGGCAAGGTTTTTGAAGCTGCATCCTTCCGGGAGGATCTCATCCGCATGGGAGTGGAGATTCCAGGGAATGCATGA
- a CDS encoding alpha/beta fold hydrolase → MHENTLNFQSRWIDSRQGKLHTLQSKNHQKEPLFFVHGNSLCAAACLPLLEKLYQAGHPVLASDIRGHGLSTGESSLPLKNWDIFINDIALILKETQSRPVTAIGHSMGGYFLYAAAARFPELFSRIILLDPVIFPPGHIFLFRLTQSLKLKNWFSLPRKTRKKRNFFPDRKSAENHYRGKGMFRFWTEESLQGFLDQGLRPLEEGGLALSCQPELEARFYESVPTDTWKHAPAINCPVHIIRARTSHLFAPEAAARLKKKIPCCEIQTIEKNGHFFPLEDPEATADIILQRCLKPSSH, encoded by the coding sequence ATGCATGAAAATACCTTAAACTTCCAAAGCAGGTGGATTGACTCCCGGCAAGGAAAACTGCATACCCTCCAGAGCAAAAACCATCAGAAAGAGCCTTTGTTTTTTGTCCACGGCAACAGCCTCTGTGCGGCAGCCTGCCTGCCTCTTCTGGAAAAACTGTATCAGGCAGGCCACCCTGTTCTGGCCTCAGACATCCGTGGCCACGGACTTTCCACAGGGGAAAGCTCCCTGCCCCTTAAAAACTGGGATATTTTCATCAATGACATTGCCCTGATCCTCAAAGAAACCCAAAGCAGGCCCGTCACCGCCATAGGCCATTCCATGGGCGGCTATTTCCTCTATGCCGCAGCAGCCCGCTTTCCGGAGCTTTTCTCACGGATTATTCTTCTGGACCCTGTCATTTTTCCACCCGGCCACATTTTTCTTTTCCGTCTCACCCAGTCCCTGAAACTGAAAAACTGGTTTTCCCTACCCCGGAAAACCCGAAAAAAAAGAAATTTTTTCCCGGACAGAAAAAGTGCTGAGAACCACTACAGGGGCAAAGGGATGTTCCGCTTCTGGACAGAGGAAAGCCTTCAGGGATTTCTGGATCAGGGCCTCAGACCTTTGGAAGAAGGAGGCCTTGCGCTTTCCTGCCAACCTGAACTGGAAGCCCGCTTCTATGAAAGTGTTCCAACGGATACCTGGAAACATGCTCCAGCCATTAACTGCCCGGTTCATATCATCAGGGCCAGAACATCCCACCTTTTTGCCCCGGAGGCGGCGGCAAGGCTGAAAAAAAAGATCCCCTGCTGTGAGATCCAGACAATAGAAAAAAACGGTCATTTTTTTCCACTGGAAGATCCAGAAGCTACCGCAGACATCATTTTGCAAAGATGCTTAAAACCTTCTTCCCATTAA
- a CDS encoding inorganic pyrophosphatase Ppa codes for MNTMHFLETIPKLEITAFKDTDRIRLLKKSHMPFCGTPRKHPFDTEKIYLLSDPEGCDPCYYEFHIKDISFVEELAKIVDIEGRTVSRIRLWIRRGSIATRCSPFLVEGF; via the coding sequence ATGAATACCATGCATTTTCTGGAAACCATCCCTAAACTTGAAATTACCGCTTTCAAGGATACAGACCGCATCCGCCTTTTAAAAAAAAGCCACATGCCCTTTTGCGGCACCCCCAGAAAACATCCCTTTGATACAGAAAAAATTTACCTTCTTTCAGACCCTGAGGGCTGCGACCCCTGCTATTATGAGTTCCACATAAAAGATATTTCCTTTGTGGAAGAGCTTGCTAAAATCGTTGATATTGAAGGCAGAACCGTTTCCCGAATCCGCCTCTGGATACGGCGGGGAAGCATAGCCACACGCTGCTCCCCCTTTCTTGTGGAGGGCTTCTGA
- a CDS encoding PhoH family protein, translating to MPTNAIKKFVLDTNVILHDSTCVYQFKDNDIIIPISVIEELDQFKRGSGMLNYHAREFLRAVDTLCGSQLFNGGVAIGEEKGKLSICLQQPFHEEVSRNFDNKKTDHHILNTAYLLRENHPGTEVILVTKDVNLRMKAKALGLKSEDYTTDHVRDIQELYSGYRTEENTDPAIIDRLHQEPFEVDAEEFTPSTPFRPNEYAILRCDKKSVLVRMDGASKKIKKVEKPTAYGISPRNAEQSFALDALLNDEIPLVTITGKAGTGKTLLALAAALERKENYRQIFIARPNVPLSNRDLGYLPGDVKSKLDPYMQPLYDNLTVIQNQFSHHDKKKSRIKELMDEEKIIISPLPYIRGRSLVKIFFIIDEAQNLTPHEVKTILTRAGENTKIVFTGDIFQIDHPYLDGQSNGLSYLVEKMEGQEKHAHIDLVKGERSALSELAIQLL from the coding sequence ATGCCCACAAATGCCATTAAAAAATTTGTCCTTGATACCAATGTCATCCTCCATGACAGCACCTGCGTGTATCAGTTTAAGGACAACGACATCATCATACCCATAAGTGTCATCGAAGAGCTTGACCAGTTTAAAAGGGGAAGCGGCATGCTCAACTACCATGCCAGGGAATTTCTCCGGGCCGTGGACACCCTCTGCGGCAGCCAGCTTTTTAATGGTGGAGTAGCCATTGGTGAGGAAAAGGGCAAACTCTCCATCTGCCTGCAGCAGCCCTTCCATGAAGAAGTATCCCGCAATTTTGATAACAAAAAAACGGATCATCATATACTGAACACGGCCTATCTTCTGCGGGAAAACCATCCCGGCACAGAAGTCATCCTTGTCACAAAAGACGTGAACCTACGCATGAAGGCCAAAGCTCTGGGCCTGAAATCCGAAGATTATACCACAGACCATGTCCGGGATATCCAGGAACTGTATTCCGGCTACAGAACCGAAGAAAACACAGACCCAGCCATCATTGACCGTCTTCATCAAGAACCCTTTGAGGTGGATGCCGAAGAATTTACCCCATCCACCCCCTTCAGGCCCAATGAATACGCCATCCTCCGCTGTGATAAAAAATCCGTTCTGGTCCGGATGGATGGGGCCAGCAAAAAAATAAAAAAAGTGGAAAAACCCACAGCCTACGGTATTTCCCCAAGAAATGCGGAACAGAGCTTTGCCTTAGATGCCCTTCTCAATGATGAAATCCCCCTTGTGACCATCACAGGCAAGGCAGGCACGGGTAAAACCCTGCTGGCCCTGGCTGCTGCTCTGGAGCGTAAGGAAAATTACCGGCAGATTTTCATTGCAAGGCCCAACGTTCCCTTAAGCAACCGGGATCTCGGTTATCTGCCCGGAGACGTAAAGTCCAAGCTGGACCCCTACATGCAGCCCCTCTATGACAACCTGACTGTGATACAGAACCAGTTTTCCCACCACGACAAGAAAAAATCACGAATCAAAGAGCTGATGGATGAAGAAAAAATCATCATTTCTCCACTGCCCTATATCCGGGGCCGCAGCCTTGTAAAAATCTTCTTCATCATTGATGAGGCCCAGAACCTGACCCCCCATGAAGTAAAAACCATTCTCACACGGGCCGGAGAAAACACAAAAATTGTTTTTACAGGGGATATTTTTCAAATTGACCATCCCTATCTCGACGGCCAGTCCAACGGACTGAGCTATCTTGTGGAGAAAATGGAAGGCCAGGAAAAGCATGCCCACATAGACCTTGTGAAGGGAGAAAGATCGGCCCTTTCTGAGCTTGCCATTCAGCTTCTTTGA
- a CDS encoding substrate-binding periplasmic protein, giving the protein MKRITLCLLTLFLLAGFGTATARSLKVVTDEWPPYEFKAGQPGNEYVSGFATEVILAVLKNIGAEIDGRITQYPWARAERMVIDGTADLLYTATYSNQRAAITHYATESLMDSSWSFFIRKEDKGRINFNSFEDFRNKKIGVVRGYTYTPELWEFMRDAKNFEEVTNDDFNIQKLAAGRIDTTIMDYGNGLYLLQNMGLSDKIVPLEKPISVTALYVVFSKNTVEKDFVDRFSAELKKFKATEAYQEIFKKYFGG; this is encoded by the coding sequence ATGAAACGAATAACCCTTTGCCTTCTTACCCTTTTTCTGCTTGCAGGTTTTGGCACCGCTACGGCCCGGAGCCTGAAGGTTGTCACAGATGAATGGCCGCCCTATGAGTTCAAGGCCGGACAACCCGGCAATGAGTATGTTTCAGGATTTGCAACGGAAGTAATCCTTGCTGTACTGAAAAATATCGGTGCTGAAATTGACGGCAGAATTACTCAGTACCCCTGGGCCAGGGCAGAACGCATGGTCATTGACGGAACCGCAGACCTCCTCTATACGGCCACCTACAGTAATCAGCGGGCTGCCATCACCCATTATGCAACGGAATCCCTGATGGATTCCTCCTGGTCTTTTTTTATACGCAAGGAAGACAAGGGCCGCATCAATTTCAATTCCTTTGAAGACTTCAGAAACAAAAAGATAGGCGTAGTCCGGGGATACACCTACACACCGGAACTGTGGGAGTTCATGCGGGATGCAAAAAACTTTGAAGAAGTAACCAATGATGACTTTAATATACAAAAACTTGCGGCAGGCAGAATAGACACCACGATAATGGACTACGGCAACGGCCTGTATCTGCTTCAGAACATGGGGCTTTCCGATAAGATCGTGCCACTTGAAAAACCCATATCCGTCACAGCCCTTTACGTTGTGTTCAGTAAAAACACCGTGGAAAAGGATTTTGTAGACCGCTTCTCCGCAGAACTTAAAAAATTCAAGGCAACGGAAGCCTATCAGGAAATTTTCAAGAAATACTTTGGCGGATAA
- the ald gene encoding alanine dehydrogenase, with product MIVGILKEIKHQENRVAMTPAGVEILSANGHRVLVEKGAGMASGFEDQAYADAGADLIENPADIYAAAEMIMHVKEPQPSEYDLIREDQIVFTYFHFAAYEELTRAFMKTRGIALAYETIEDANGKLPLLTPMSEVAGRMAVQEAARYLERSHGGRGILLGGVTGVSPATVLVLGGGIVGTNAALMACGLGAKVDLLDTSLERLRYLSSIMPKNCTPLMSSPAMIREKICEADAVICAILVPGAKAPKLITKEMLGSMKPGSIIVDVAIDQGGCTETSRPTTHEDPVYEVDGILHYCVANMPGAVPMTSTMALTNATLPYVLAIANSGLLEAVREYPEMQKGLNIVRGHVTCKGVAEAFDLDYTPVEKSFYE from the coding sequence ATGATAGTCGGCATTCTCAAAGAAATCAAACATCAGGAAAATCGTGTGGCCATGACTCCCGCAGGCGTTGAAATACTTTCCGCCAACGGCCACAGGGTTCTTGTGGAAAAGGGGGCTGGCATGGCTTCAGGCTTTGAGGATCAGGCCTATGCCGATGCAGGCGCAGACCTGATTGAGAATCCGGCGGACATCTATGCTGCTGCGGAAATGATCATGCACGTCAAGGAGCCCCAGCCCAGCGAGTATGATCTGATCCGGGAAGATCAGATTGTTTTCACCTATTTCCACTTTGCAGCCTATGAAGAGCTGACAAGAGCCTTCATGAAGACCAGAGGCATTGCCCTTGCCTATGAAACCATTGAAGACGCAAATGGAAAACTTCCCCTGCTCACACCCATGAGCGAGGTGGCAGGTCGCATGGCCGTGCAGGAGGCAGCAAGATATCTGGAGCGCAGCCACGGAGGAAGAGGTATTCTTCTGGGAGGCGTCACAGGTGTGTCTCCGGCGACGGTGCTGGTCCTTGGCGGTGGCATTGTGGGAACCAACGCAGCACTCATGGCCTGTGGACTGGGAGCAAAGGTAGATCTGCTGGATACCAGCCTTGAAAGACTGCGTTATCTTTCTTCAATCATGCCAAAGAACTGCACTCCTCTGATGAGTTCCCCTGCCATGATCCGGGAAAAAATATGCGAGGCAGATGCCGTGATCTGCGCCATACTGGTTCCCGGAGCCAAAGCACCCAAACTCATAACAAAGGAGATGCTGGGCAGCATGAAGCCAGGCTCCATAATTGTGGATGTGGCCATTGATCAGGGCGGATGCACAGAAACCTCACGGCCCACCACCCACGAAGATCCGGTCTACGAAGTGGACGGCATTCTTCATTACTGCGTTGCCAACATGCCCGGTGCCGTTCCCATGACATCCACCATGGCCCTGACCAATGCAACCCTTCCCTATGTGCTGGCCATTGCCAACAGCGGTCTTCTGGAAGCGGTCCGGGAATATCCTGAAATGCAGAAGGGCCTGAACATCGTCCGGGGCCATGTCACATGCAAGGGTGTGGCCGAAGCCTTTGATCTGGATTATACGCCTGTGGAAAAATCCTTTTACGAATAA